A window of Ooceraea biroi isolate clonal line C1 chromosome 9, Obir_v5.4, whole genome shotgun sequence genomic DNA:
AAGCGTACGGTAGAGGAAAGATACGTGCGTCTAGAGTGATTCACCAATTTCTGTGCTATACAATATGAGGGATACCGCTGAATTCCCAGCTATTGGCATGTCCGAATTCCTTCGTTTCCATCCGGACGTACGGACGCGCgccattcgttcgttcgtccaTCCGTCCGTTCGTGATCCGCCGCGTTGTCTATCAGACTACCTGGCCCTCTTGCTTGGCCTCTCTCCACCTGTTTTCTCGAGTGCGGCACGGCAGGCAAGACTCGCCGGCAGGTAGTAGCGGCGGATGATCCTCGTGATTCCGCGAAACCGCAACGGATAGACTCGCAACACTCGCAGGGGGAGGAGGGAAAaagaacgaggaagagagggacAAGAAAGGGAACAGAACGCGAACCGAGGATCTCGTCATTGCGAAGTGACTCCGTAAATGATTGAGAGCGCCCATCGAGCATTTTCTTGCCGTGTCGTAAAGTAAGCAACGGCGATCGCAGCAATCATCGGGTGAGGGCGGGGGGAGTAGGCAACGAGGAAGGCAGAAACAAGAACCCCGGCCATAGACaggaaagacagagaaagttAAAAGCAGGCCCAGAAAGACGGCGCGGCATCGGAACGAAGCATGGAGGGTGAAGAACGGAGGGGAACCGGAGGAGATGGGGGGACCGATGAGGTCCTCCTAGCTCTGCATCCATTCAGCAGGCACCTGCCACGTTAAATTCGGCGGGCCCGGGTCGGATGGGGCAATGTttcgtatgtgtgtgtgttcgtgTGAAGCCCCGTTCCTGGGTCGATCGAGTCCGGGTACGAGGAGGAACGCCGAGGGGAAGAGGGGTACGAACGCGCAGGGCGGAAGGGTACCGGAATGTACGGTAGGTAAAGAAGCGAGGCGGCGAAGGGACGAGGGAACGACacggcgagagagaagaaactCGAACGCGGCggcagaaggaggaggaagaaagaaaaggggCCCGCCGGTCCCCTATTCTCGGCGTGTAGGTACATCTCTCTTACATCACTGCGTCGCTCTTGCCGCTCTCGTCGTTCGCCCTAACCGTAGCAGGCGGCCTGCTACGGAAGAAAAAAGGAGCGATATCACGCCGATAGCGTaaccctctcctctcctctcctccttttCCTTTCCCCTTTCGGCTggcgtctctctctcgccaTCGTTTGCGATGGGACCTTACGTACAGGGCCCCGCTTACTCGTTACCCGaacgctctctttctctcgtctgTGTGGTCCACGGGGCCCTTCCGTCTCCCTTGCCTCCTCACTTTgcgccttcttcttctctctctccctttctctctctgtttttacTCTTTCCCTTTCGTTCTCTCACGCTCACGCTCACGCTCACGCTCACGCTCACGTTGCTCGGTCCCTTCTATGTCGCCCTTCCTTCCTTGCATCCCTCCGCTCTCCTTCCACCTTCCTTCTTCCTCCCTAGAGTTGTAGACATGCGAGCGAACTGTACCTTGCAACTGTTATCTAGGCAACGACCTTGCCTCCTCTCCATCTCGGTCTCTCCTTCTCACTGcccttttcattttctctctgtctctctttctgctgctctctcgctctctctctcttggtcgCCCTCCCTTGTCCTCTCGCCACCGCGTTAGGGCCCCAACTCCACGGTCGGACCCCGTACGtgcacgtatgtacgtacatacataggCCAGTGCAAGGCGCAAGTTCATCGGTCCGCGGTCGGAAAATCATTGACCTTGCCGCGGATCTAGCCGCGGCGGATGATCCCCCCGTGGGCGCCCATTTACGCCGATCGCCCGTTACGTGGAAACGGAAACAACCGCCGCCTGGACTGCTGCTCTACGGCTGCAGCATGGAGTCGAGCGTCCATGGTGCCCCACGATGTCGAGTAAAAGAGCAACATGCCATTCCTTTCAAGAGAAGTTCTGGTAATTTTCACAATCTGTCTGGCAGCTCGAATAAGGGCGACCCACTCTCAAGAGACAGCGGAGATAAATTTCGGGACTGAAATGAGATACGATATCGACATATTTATGGTACCCTCTCTCGTACCCTCTGCGCAAGCTAAAACACTTGGTCTTTCTACTCATCAGGGTGGTTTCCAGGGAAAAGGCTGTCTGTAAAAGGCAAATTCCATCGGCTTCCCAATCGGAAAACGTCAAGTACGGCGCCACCATTCTTCGTGACACGTTCGCGTTACGATTATTTATCTCGTAACTATCGATTGCTGAATATACGCTATATCGTCGAGGCCGCGGGAGGAACGCCGGTCGTCGGCCGCGCGGAAAGCCGCCGAGCGCGCTGGAAGACGACGAAGTCGTGAAATCGGATAAGAGGCAGGCGCGCGTAGGACTTCGCCGCACGTTCTAACGCCGTGGCGAAACCCCGCGTGTATACCTCGCGTAATCCCATAATAATATCGCTGACCCGCGCCACGAGTGCGAACAAGAAAACGCTGTATCTCAACGCGAGTGGAGCGGGATTCATGTCGGCAGAAAAGATACACACACTTAACAATAAAATCGTCCGACTCGACTGAACGTCGAGAAGTATCCGCGATTGACGCTCGATAATGAACCCCACCTGCGAATGATCGACGCCACCTGCAATTACTGGCGAGCGTCATCCGTCCCGGTCGAAGGATTCTTGCTGCGCCAGCGAGCGGCCGAACAAAACGGTGGGAATGATGATAACGATGTCAATGGCATCGTGCCGATAATATCGCGGTGGTGCCGCTAATAAGCGACTTCCTTGAACGCTTCTCTGCGCTTCTCTGTCTTCATGCAAATCACGGCGGTCGTAAACGCGCTGCACGACGAACTCGCCGCGCGGAACCGGAGGATGGATCGCCTCGTGCATCTCGCGCGTCTTTTTCACTTTGCACGATCGTGAAACAACGTGGCGCGTTCGCGGCCGATTGCCTGCAGTCATCGGTTGGGCATGATCAGTTCACTTGGCTTGGCGAACGCATCGATTATCATCGATGTGCGGGGGTGACGTCCCATACCCCGGATGCAGAACGTCGCGAATTGGCGAAAAGAAGTCAAAAGTCTGAATGGAAGTcgggagcgagcgagcgagtcgcTCTACCGTTGCGCTACCGTTCGTTCTAGCGAGCCCACGAGATTTTATCAGACCACGGTGGACATTCCGCCAGAGTGCGGAGTTCCACCATGATCCTACTCGTCACGCGAGTCCACGCGCGCAGGATATCGACACGGCGATGCGCTTTTCGCCGTGAGCGGCAGGCTGGACGTCCGGAATGCGAGCGGAACCCGTTTCTATGAGTCAAGCCTGGCTATTGAcaacggagagagaaagagagaaaaagaaagagagagaaaaatagctGTCCGCAGTCCACGATAGCCGATCTTGCGGTTCTGGATCGTAGCACGCGATCCAGCGTATCGCGCGAgagcagagaaagagacagggaGAGACAGGAGCAGGAATTTGCGGGATCGAATCGTATTACGCCGCGAGATCGTTTTCTATGAGGTAGTCAGGATACCGTGACGACGGAGATGCACGTAGGATCGCATTTATAACGTGTAATTGGTTCATGGACGATAAACAACCGCGGATTCTACGCGCAACTGACGCGTGTGCTTTTTACCATTCCAGAATCGCTTCCGCAGCTTCTTCGCGAGCGCGATTACGCGCTCCGCGTCTGGCGAACTGGATTCGCCGACTGCGGGCATTTCACGCGAGACTTCGCGTGAAACGAGATAACGCGAGTTAGATGAATGCGTGATTCCCAACGGTTTCCGCGGTACGGTTAATACGCGGCCGTAAACCTGCCGAACGGCCGGCGATCTTTCGGCCGCGAATGACCGAGTCGCAAGCGCGACgcaaatcgagcaacgcggaGCAGGTCTATAAACGGAAGTGTAACGGTAAATCCTGCGGGGAGAAATGCACGGAACAGATGCGGATCGATCGCGAGATCCCGAGACGAGCGATGAAGGGAAACTGGAAGTGCGAAACCGTGTCTGTGCCAATAATCGATGCCACGAGTAGCGGAAGGAGAGACACGCGAGGTCTAGTTCTTCGGGGTTGATTTCCATCGGGGAAAAGTTCTATGGATGCATGACCATGGTTCTCGCACGCGAAAATTGTAGTTTTAACGTAATTAGCATGTATCTCGATTCGACGACGATGGTGTCATGATCAAAATCTGAAAACTCGCGGAGGAATTCGTCAGTCGCGATTAAAGGCAGGGAGTTCTGGACGACGCTGTCTGTACGCATTCCGTTAGATAAGCAAAGAGGCGGGCTCGCGTGACCCGCTCGTGCCGAGTGAGAGGAAATGTATGAGCAACGAGAGGGCCCCCGCGGGAGAGATACGTCCCGCTGTACGTAGTCTCATAGAAAGTGATAATGCAACGCGGTAATGAAGTAtcgctcgcgatcgcgttCCGCGGTCGGAACAGCAGACagaaagacagacagagaaagagaacagtCGGTTTTCCATGCATCAGTCGCCGCCGCGGCTATACGCCGGGTAGATTATACCCCATATCTATCCTTCTTTTTACGGTCGGACTATTCCGGCCGAGAGCGGAGGGTGAAGCAGTCGgtccattaattattttcaccgACCTGTTCCAGAGGCACCACCGGCACCATCTCGGAAGCCATGCCGGCTGACGAGACCGTGCGCACCCGACGTGAAAACGGTGGTAGAAGACCGAGCTTGCAGCCGCCTTAAACGCACCGAGCGACCGATCGGCCGATCGCGTCGTCACCGtcgataaagagagagaaagcgagatagaaggaaagagagcgaTCCCTTGCGCGAACCGATCCCGATCATGCTCTCAGCGAACTCGTCCCGCCGCTCGGTTATCGTCGCATAGTTTCGCGCTGTGAGCATGATATGTGAGAACCGCCACTGCAGTCGCTGACGGATGCTGTCGCCATGGTGGAACTGGTGTGCAGCAACTCGCTGAGTCCGGGAACATAGCGTGTCCAGCGTCTTCTTCACGCGCAGACTGTCGCTCTACCCGCCAAGGAATCGACCGATCGTGGGGAACGAGGGGACGGGGGGAGGGGCCTGCGGCCTAAAAAGTGTGACGAAGAACGTGCGCCTTTTACGGATTTTCGAGAAGATAAAGAAGACCTACGAGGCCGACGGCggtttttttttaacgaagcgatttatttttctacaaagAGTTTCGACTTCCGAGAAGCTCCGAGACAACGAAGAGGCGAGATTAGGCCTGATGGTCGATTTATTTCGTCACTGGACATTCCACAGCGTGATGACGAGAGTGAGTAACGCTCCTCGATATGTGACGAATCCCTAGTCTAGAGGGAGAGTGCGTAGCGAACCCGCGTGCTATGACACGGCGGACCAGTCCCGAATCGGCAGTCTCTTCCGTCACGGGGCCGCCATGTGAGGATCGACGCGGCAGCGacaggagagagaagaggccTAACTGCGCGTGACAGCAGCGTGCCGAGTAATGCTGAAGCACATCCTGACGGGGCAGCCGTCGTCAACGGGCTCCAGGCATCATCACAATGATTATCAGACGAGCTCGGGCTCGTTGCACGGCGGGCACCAACATCATCATCACATGCACAACAACTCGCTGCACCAGCAAGAACAGCAGGCGCAgccgcaacagcagcaacaacagcagcaacaccATCATTACACCGGGAGCAGCGCTATCCGTGGATCGCATCGCGGCAACAACGGCGGCGGTCCCGTCGACGTGTACGATTCCACGGCGCCGAGATCCGCGACGACGAACGCGCACCATCAAACGGCGACGACACCCTCGTCGACGCACCGGCATCCGCTCAACCACTCCCAGCTGAGCGTGAACAACCTGTCGCAACGGCTGAATCACTCGCACGCGCTCAACCTGTCGACCCTGTCGACGTCCAAGCACTCGGTCAACAGCGTCAGCCCGATTGGCGGTACCAACGGCACCAACGGCAACAACGGCAACAATACCAGCGGTAGCAACAACGGCAACCACAACGTGAGCCAGTTGGGTCACACCGTAATCCCGCAAACGGTCGCCTCGCATCAGGACAGGCCGAAGGCGAACGGCGGCTTCGACATCTCCCGGCTGTCGCGGTTGCCGAGCCAAACGACTCCGTCACCCGCGCTGCCCGCACCGTCCACGTTGCCCGTCGTTGCCGGCCAGGTGGCTGGCGGACCAACCTTGATACCCTTGAACGCCTCCTGGTCCTCGTCACTGTCCAGGAATCTTCATCGCAGCGACGAGGCCGGCGTGAAGGAGATGCTGACGAGTCTCGGGCTGCTGTGCCTGGTATCCCTGCTGCTGGCCCTGCTTTCGGTCATCTTCCTGCTGAAGATCTCCCCGCTCACGGTCACCTCCAACAGCCTCATCAGTCCGGAGGAGTTCGTCATCGTCTACGAGGTCACCCTGGCGCTGTGCGctctcgcgctctcgctcAACCTCTGCTGCCTGCTGGTCTGCGCCATACAGTTCCTCTTCGCGGTGAAGCTCGTTAAGACTTCGTATCAGGGACACCGGTGAGTCATCAAACGTTACTTGTCCCCCTTCTTTCCGTTTCCTGGTATCAGCAAAAAAATTGCAAGGAACGTATGTTTGACACGCTGGAATCCAGTTCGATTATTTTTGTAGCTCTAATAGGGGGAGACCCCGCGCCCCGGCTCCCGACCCCCGGGCGAACCGGGGTCcgcgattaattaacgcgGCAAGAAGGCGACGTGCTCCCGGCGCGGTCGACGGTAATCGACCGATTCGGCACGATCGGCGCGCAATAGACGCCCCCCTCTGCGCCGCGTTCGTGACCCCTGGGCCCCTGACTCGCGGGCCTGCCGACATGATGTTACGAAATCGTTTGAAGGTCGATTCACACTTGCCGTCGTTCGTATGAAATTGTGTTCACGCCATGACAACGTGACGCCGCGTGACACGCGGTACGTTTGATATCATTGATATCGTTAACGCTCGCGATTTGTCGTCGACATCGTTAACCGCATTGATATACGCAACGTTCCCAGCGACAGCTGGATTTCGATTCGCACCGGTGTGCGTTGACCTTAGCACGCGCTAAGGTCCGTTAAAGTTTTTATCGTTGCCGTTACGTGCCGCGCATCCTGCCGCCGTGCAGCCGCGCCGCGGAAAATTTCGGTCCCGCGGATTCCTTTACCGTTGACGGTATCAAAAGGGCCGCGTATCGGAGAGGATTACTCGTGCGACGTAATCCTGGCGCATAACGAACCACTCCACGCTCATGAATCCGCGAGTAACTTCGATATCTTGGCTAATAACTGCGACGTGAAAAAGGAACATCAACGGGTTGTCCCCTTCACCCCTTCACGGGGGCCGTTGTTACTGCTGGAACATTACTTTTGGCATCTGAGCGAGCGTTGCGCGAATCGCGCATTTTTCTGTCGCGAACCGGAGAATGCAGGGACGCCGTGGAGCCTTGCGACGTGAAGGCGAAGGCGATCCGACAATTATCCGCAGGAAGCGACGAGACTCGCATAATAGGATCTAATACTTCGGGAAACGAAACTTTGAGATGCTCGAGGAGAGACTTCTTCTGCAGGAGAAACCGGAAGAAGCGATTTGCTTCGAATCGAGGTCGTTCTCCAGGGTGCATGCGTTCCCGTTCCTGGTCTGGTGCGATCTCACGTCGCCGTCGACGTCGAGTATGACGGCGATCAAGATCGTCCTCGCGCGCTGGAACAGGATGGGTTCCCAGTCATCCATGCGTGCCCTCTCGTCCAAGTACTCGTACTCGAATATATAATACCACGCTGCAGGTGCGGATCCCGTATCCCGGGATGCGCGGGGGGCTCGGCGGCGATGCCCCCGACGCGATATATCAGCGTCTCGCCGAGCCGGGCGTTTCTTCTCACgctaagagagaaagaaagacgcaAAAATTCGCGTTCCTCGCGTGTGCAACGCCGCGTGTGTACACGCACGAAAATCGCACGCGAACGTGGAGAACCGGAGCGAGACGGCGGACGTGTAAGATCACGATGTCGCGCCGCACCCCCGAAATTACCCTCGTTAAAAGAGGCGTGCTGATGCGATCGCTCGCGAGGATCTCCCGAAGCGTGACTTCTTCTTCCGGGGCGCGGTGTCGGGCCCGCCTAACCGACTAAAGGTTTTCGGTTTCGACGGAAACTTCGTCGGGAGGAGGGTACGTAGAGGGTGGAACAATCCCGGGCGTCGAAACGTGAATCTGAATTGCGAAGCGATGTCGCATGCACAGTTGTTTAAACACACGAATGTGGGTGACGGGTTGACGACTTCCTTTCAAACGATATTCCGTGCCTGATAAGTGCTGCTACGATCGATCGCGCAGTGCGCTATTTTCGCCTCGCGCGCTATCACGCGAAACCCTATAGCCCTCGTAGCCTCGTGTACGCTTATGCTcatgaaagaataataatcaacTGCACGAATGTAGGCGAGTAGGAAGAATCCATACTACGAGAGAGCGAGCAACGCGTACGAGGAGCGCGACGCGGGCACCTCCGCGCGCGTGGAATACGGAGTCGATGACCTAGAGATAAGGTGACGTAAGAGGAAGGGTTTGCTCGAAATGCGAGATCAGCCGGCGGTATCGTTGCGCGAAGATCGGCGGTGGTGATCGGTCACTCACGGTGTCGAGAAATCGACAATCCTCTGCGCGACGAGATAACGCCGGTGGCGAACAGGTGCAGCGAGAATGATGTCGGCCGTACACAGTGGTCGTCATCACCCCCCGACGACAGGTAAGGGGGGCACCCTCGATTTCGTTCGTGGAAGCCGGGCCCCGTCATTAAGTTTCTTCCTCGCGGTATCGAAATGGAGAACGCCGAAGTGGACGGGCGGACAGATAGGAAATTCCGGGCGCGATGGGACGCCCTTCGGTGAGCCTTCTTCGACTGCGACACGCATCACGGACACCTGTCGGCGCGAGGAGGCGAGGAACGGAAAAGGGCGGAagggactcgcgcgcgcggccgtaaGCCGAGCGCCGCGTAACGATCCATCATCCGCGGCGGAGCCGTGTGATCAGCGCGTATGATCCATCATCCGGTAACCGCTCGCATCCGCGCGGCGATGCTATGCGGATGCGATTCGCGCGGATGCCGATGATCCGCCGCGGACGCGTTCGCGGCGTGGAAAAAGCGCGATGGGAAGGACGTTGAACGTTGAATCGCGAGGACGTGGAGAACCGCGCGTGAGAGAACCGCGCGAGATCGACGCCTCGAGAAGACGACATTCCTTCAAGATTCGCGTACGTGTGTTGCATACAGCCGCGTGCAACTGTACGACGCGATACGTATCTACGCGttcgtgtgtgcgtgcacgaTGTCGCCCGCGGAAATCGGAGCAGCGCGAACGCTTCTATCGGCGACGATCCGCTGCGGTGGCCGGCGGTTCCGTGCGGCTTCCGCGCCTGCAGGTCGGAAGTGCACGGTGCGGCTTCGATTCGATCGCCGCTCGATCGTTACGTGACCACCGCGGTGACCGTATAAAGGCAACGGGGAAGGGCCGCGGCTTTCTGTCGCCCGCTCGTACACGCGTGTGTACActcgcacgagcgagcgagcgagcgagcatcgGCTCCCCCCGATTGGGTGTCACGCTCGTAGACTCGCTGCACGAGTAACCGTTTCGCAACAGATTACACGCGCCTCTTCCTGTAACGGTGAGCTTAgcacgttcgctcgctcgctcgcgcagtCATGTGCGTACGTGTATGTATTTCTGTGCACAGGGACAggtatataggtatatatgtacatgttgAAACGACGATCGTCCCACGGGGAACGACTCGGTGCTGCGAGAAACTAGACTGGCGCGCGTAGCTCCTTCGACGCTCGTACATTCCTCGGAGAGCGACGCGAGAGCTTCGATCTGAGA
This region includes:
- the LOC105287069 gene encoding uncharacterized protein LOC105287069, whose translation is MLKHILTGQPSSTGSRHHHNDYQTSSGSLHGGHQHHHHMHNNSLHQQEQQAQPQQQQQQQQHHHYTGSSAIRGSHRGNNGGGPVDVYDSTAPRSATTNAHHQTATTPSSTHRHPLNHSQLSVNNLSQRLNHSHALNLSTLSTSKHSVNSVSPIGGTNGTNGNNGNNTSGSNNGNHNVSQLGHTVIPQTVASHQDRPKANGGFDISRLSRLPSQTTPSPALPAPSTLPVVAGQVAGGPTLIPLNASWSSSLSRNLHRSDEAGVKEMLTSLGLLCLVSLLLALLSVIFLLKISPLTVTSNSLISPEEFVIVYEVTLALCALALSLNLCCLLVCAIQFLFAVKLVKTSYQGHRSNKYLQKSSISRVCAVGGFFISIPVFLTGMILYTFIQFHSTPAIVTSIFIGLGIVFCGCAMVHNVFVWQKEKTNAVKAFAREQCEAAAAQLQRQQQQLQLQHQPSHQQSAHSQHQQHQHHHHQQQQSHHHHHHHHQPQQLQLRATLTHAGSKIGGGGPMTHSTASLAQSGRGVHHSYQHHPHQHSHQQRHAASMSPSLLLSPHAMQHNHSLVHRITAATAAATPPTTPGDRSPPSPGGGGGKLNRSQHLTRETSGSVSPGLPTATLDLSSAANTNSPHELSTLV